Proteins encoded by one window of Sorex araneus isolate mSorAra2 chromosome 3, mSorAra2.pri, whole genome shotgun sequence:
- the G6PC1 gene encoding glucose-6-phosphatase catalytic subunit 1, with amino-acid sequence MEEGMNVLHDFGIRSTYYLQVNYQKAQDWFILVSVLADLRNAYYVLFPIWFHLREAVGIKLLWVAVIGDWLNLVFKWILFGQRPYWWVLDSNYYSKTSAPPIKQFPVTCETGPGSPSGHAMGAAGVYYVMVTSALSILKGKKKSTYTFRCLSVLLWLGFWAVQLNVCLSRIYLGAHFPHQVVAGVLSGIAVAETFRYIQSIYNASLKKYFLITLFLFSFAIGFYLLLKALGVDLLWTLAKAKKWCERPEWVHIDTTPFASLLKNLGTLFGLGLALNSGLYKESCKGKLGKWLPFRLGCIGVSLIFLHIFDSLKPPSHTELVFYVLSFCKSATVPLASVGLIPYCLSRVLGPSDKKSL; translated from the exons ATGGAGGAGGGAATGAATGTTCTCCATGACTTTGGGATCAGGTCCACATACTACCTGCAGGTGAATTACCAGAAAGCCCAGGACTGGTTCATCTTGGTGTCCGTGCTCGCAGACCTCAGGAATGCCTATTATGTTCTCTTCCCTATTTGGTTCCATCTCCGAGAAGCTGTGGGCATCAAACTCCTCTGGGTAGCCGTGATTGGTGATTGGCTCAACCTCGTCTTTAAGTG GATTCTCTTCGGCCAGCGCCCATACTGGTGGGTTCTGGACTCCAACTACTACAGCAAGACTTCCGCTCCCCCGATAAAGCAGTTTCCAGTCACCTGTGAGACGGGGCCAG GAAGTCCCTCCGGCCATGCCATGGGAGCAGCTGGTGTGTATTATGTGATGGTCACATCTGCCCTCTCTATCTTGAAGGGCAAGAAAAAGTCAACGTACACCTTTAG GTGCTTAAGTGTCCTTTTGTGGCTGGGATTCTGGGCCGTGCAGCTGAATGTCTGTCTGTCTCGAATCTACCTCGGTGCTCATTTTCCCCACCAGGTTGTCGCTGGAGTCTTGTCAG GTATCGCTGTGGCCGAGACCTTCCGCTACATCCAGAGCATCTACAATGCGAGTCTCAAGAAGTATTTTCTCATCACGCTCTTCCTGTTCAGTTTTGCCATTGGATTCTACCTGCTGCTTAAGGCCCTGGGTGTGGACCTTCTGTGGACTCTCGCGAAAGCCAAGAAATGGTGTGAGCGGCCGGAGTGGGTGCACATCGATACCACGCCCTTTGCCAGCCTCCTCAAGAACCTGGGGACTCTCTTTGGCCTGGGCCTGGCTCTCAACTCAGGCCTGTACAAGGAGAGCTGCAAGGGCAAGCTTGGCAAGTGGCTGCCCTTCCGCCTCGGCTGCATCGGGGTCTCCCTCATCTTCCTGCACATCTTTGACTCCTTGAAACCCCCATCCCACACCGAGCTGGTCTTCTATGTCCTGTCTTTCTGCAAGAGCGCCACCGTGCCGCTGGCCTCTGTCGGCCTCATCCCCTACTGTCTCTCCCGGGTCCTGGGCCCATCGGACAAGAAGTCTTTGTAA